A genomic segment from Bradyrhizobium diazoefficiens USDA 110 encodes:
- the ilvD gene encoding dihydroxy-acid dehydratase yields MNAKTNIKQRLPSRHVTEGPARAPHRSYFYAMGLTTEQIHQPFVGVASCWNEAAPCNIALMRQAQAVKKGVAHAGGTPREFCTITVTDGIAMGHDGMRSSLPSRECIADSVELTVRGHAYDALVGLAGCDKSLPGMMMAMVRLNVPSIFIYGGSILPGNFRGQQVTVQDMFEAVGKHSVGAMSDEDLDEIERVACPSAGACGAQFTANTMATVSEAIGLALPYSAGAPAPYEIRDAFCMTAGEKVMELIDQNIRPRDIVTRKALENAAAVVAASGGSTNAALHLPAIAHECGIKFDLFDVAEIFKKTPYVADLKPGGRYVAKDMFEVGGIPLLMKTLLDNGFLHGDCITVTGRTIAENLKSVKWNPHQDVVHPADKPITVTGGVVGLKGNLAPEGAIVKVAGMSNLRFTGPARCFDREEDAFEAVQNRTYREGEVIVIRYEGPKGGPGMREMLQTTAALTGQGMGGKIALITDGRFSGATRGFCIGHVGPEAAIGGPIGLLEDGDIIEIDAVAGTLNVKLSDQELAQRKTKWSARATNHTTGALWKYAQQVGPAVGGAVTHPGGAHEKQCYADI; encoded by the coding sequence ATGAACGCAAAGACCAACATCAAGCAGAGGCTGCCGAGCCGTCACGTGACGGAAGGCCCTGCGCGCGCGCCCCATCGCTCCTACTTCTACGCCATGGGTCTGACGACGGAGCAGATCCACCAGCCCTTCGTCGGCGTCGCCTCCTGCTGGAACGAGGCCGCGCCCTGCAACATCGCTTTGATGCGCCAGGCGCAGGCGGTGAAGAAGGGCGTCGCGCATGCCGGCGGCACACCCCGCGAATTCTGCACCATCACCGTGACCGACGGCATCGCCATGGGCCATGACGGCATGCGCTCCTCGCTGCCGTCGCGCGAATGCATCGCCGATTCCGTCGAGCTGACCGTCCGCGGCCATGCCTATGACGCCCTCGTCGGCCTTGCCGGCTGCGACAAGTCGCTGCCGGGCATGATGATGGCGATGGTTCGCCTCAACGTGCCCTCGATCTTCATCTATGGCGGCTCGATCCTGCCCGGCAACTTCCGCGGGCAGCAGGTCACCGTGCAGGACATGTTCGAGGCCGTCGGCAAGCACTCGGTCGGCGCCATGTCGGACGAGGATCTCGACGAGATCGAGCGCGTGGCGTGCCCCTCGGCGGGTGCCTGCGGCGCGCAGTTCACGGCCAACACCATGGCGACCGTCTCGGAAGCCATCGGCCTTGCGCTGCCTTACTCGGCCGGTGCTCCGGCACCGTATGAAATCCGCGACGCCTTCTGCATGACCGCGGGCGAGAAGGTGATGGAGCTGATCGACCAGAACATCCGGCCGCGCGACATCGTCACCCGCAAGGCGCTGGAGAATGCGGCCGCCGTGGTCGCGGCCTCCGGCGGCTCGACCAATGCTGCGCTGCACCTGCCGGCGATCGCGCACGAGTGCGGCATCAAGTTTGACTTATTCGACGTCGCCGAAATCTTCAAAAAGACACCATATGTCGCGGATTTGAAGCCGGGCGGCCGTTATGTCGCCAAAGACATGTTTGAAGTAGGTGGCATCCCGCTTCTGATGAAGACGCTGCTCGACAACGGATTTCTCCACGGCGACTGCATTACGGTCACCGGTCGAACGATCGCCGAAAACCTCAAGAGCGTGAAGTGGAATCCGCACCAGGATGTGGTGCACCCGGCAGACAAGCCGATCACCGTCACCGGTGGTGTGGTGGGTCTGAAGGGCAATTTGGCGCCAGAAGGTGCGATCGTGAAAGTCGCGGGAATGTCCAACCTGAGGTTTACCGGTCCGGCACGCTGCTTCGACCGGGAAGAGGACGCCTTCGAGGCCGTCCAGAACCGCACATACCGCGAAGGCGAAGTCATCGTGATCCGCTACGAGGGCCCCAAGGGCGGCCCCGGCATGCGGGAAATGCTCCAGACCACCGCGGCGCTGACCGGGCAGGGCATGGGCGGCAAGATCGCGCTCATCACTGACGGCCGCTTCTCCGGCGCCACCCGCGGCTTCTGCATCGGCCATGTCGGGCCGGAAGCCGCCATCGGCGGCCCGATCGGGCTGCTCGAGGATGGCGACATCATCGAGATCGACGCGGTCGCCGGCACCCTTAACGTAAAATTGAGCGACCAGGAGCTTGCCCAGCGCAAGACCAAATGGAGCGCTCGCGCGACTAACCACACGACGGGCGCGCTCTGGAAATATGCTCAGCAGGTTGGACCAGCGGTCGGGGGGGCGGTCACCCATCCGGGCGGTGCGCACGAGAAACAGTGCTATGCGGACATCTAG
- a CDS encoding deoxyguanosinetriphosphate triphosphohydrolase yields the protein MSVGMAAPHAPYACDPDRSRGRLVAEPPSRTRSPFRRDCDRVIHSTAFRRLKYKTQVFVFHEGDHYRTRLTHSLEVAQIARALARQLGLDEDLTETLALAHDLGHPPFGHAGERALDACLKEFGGFDHNAQALRVVAALEHRYPEFDGLNLTWESLEGIVKHNGPLTDRSGAPVGHYREHGIPVGIADYIKVYDLELWSFASLEAQVAAIADDIAYDAHDIDDGLRAGLFDLDDLKAMPLTAAIIAETSAHYPDLEDVRRGAELVRELISHLIGAVFAEAQKNLAATKPQSAQDVRQQSRALIAFPADVAEEEAAIKRFLYQHMYRHKRVMRVMGEAKQILFDLFAKYLKSPAELPPEWLTGAEADNEGDRARRIGNFIAGMTDRFALTEHQRLFDSTPDLR from the coding sequence GTGTCCGTCGGAATGGCAGCCCCCCACGCGCCCTATGCCTGCGACCCCGATCGCAGCCGCGGCCGGCTGGTCGCCGAGCCGCCGAGCCGGACCCGCAGCCCGTTCCGCCGGGATTGCGACCGGGTGATCCACTCAACCGCGTTCCGCCGCCTGAAGTACAAGACCCAGGTGTTCGTGTTCCACGAGGGCGACCACTACCGCACCCGGCTGACCCATTCGCTGGAGGTGGCGCAGATCGCTCGCGCGCTGGCCCGGCAGCTCGGGCTCGACGAGGACCTCACGGAAACCCTGGCGCTCGCGCACGATCTCGGCCATCCGCCGTTCGGGCACGCCGGGGAGCGGGCGCTGGATGCCTGCCTGAAGGAATTTGGCGGCTTCGACCACAACGCCCAGGCCTTGCGCGTCGTCGCGGCGCTGGAGCACCGCTACCCCGAATTCGACGGGCTGAACCTGACCTGGGAGTCGCTGGAGGGAATCGTCAAGCACAACGGCCCTCTGACCGATCGCAGCGGTGCGCCGGTCGGACACTATCGCGAGCATGGCATTCCCGTCGGCATCGCCGACTACATCAAGGTCTACGATCTTGAATTGTGGAGCTTCGCCTCGCTGGAGGCGCAGGTCGCCGCGATCGCCGACGACATCGCCTATGACGCCCACGACATCGACGACGGCCTGCGTGCCGGCCTGTTCGACCTCGACGATCTCAAGGCGATGCCGCTCACAGCTGCGATCATCGCCGAAACCTCAGCGCATTATCCCGATCTCGAAGATGTCAGGCGCGGCGCCGAGCTGGTGCGCGAGCTGATCTCGCATCTGATCGGTGCGGTGTTTGCGGAGGCGCAGAAGAACCTTGCCGCCACCAAGCCGCAATCGGCCCAGGACGTGCGCCAACAGAGCCGGGCGCTGATCGCGTTCCCCGCTGACGTCGCCGAGGAGGAGGCCGCCATCAAGCGCTTCCTCTACCAGCACATGTACCGTCACAAGCGGGTGATGCGGGTGATGGGGGAGGCCAAACAGATCCTGTTCGACCTGTTCGCGAAATACCTGAAATCGCCGGCCGAGCTGCCGCCGGAATGGCTCACGGGGGCGGAGGCGGACAATGAGGGCGACCGGGCCCGGCGGATCGGCAATTTCATTGCCGGAATGACCGACCGTTTCGCCCTGACCGAGCACCAGCGGCTCTTTGACTCGACCCCGGATTTGCGTTAG
- a CDS encoding ATP-binding protein encodes MGWRVETSQQAEPRDGLVGAFLYWLGGFEIEDGLTADLSERELGRIRAKQIDAVTRLIPVTMAVTMLNVAIVLILFWGRGWNDFLAIWGLTLAATASLAVRSWRRSYRNPPQEASPRAARHMLRQAFFLAAIWGTLPLALFSHIEPTSQLILACLMVGMMSGGAFTLSTFPRAGLVYLATMTVGCAGALLLCGAGPYLVTAGFLLLFAFFMARNIVSQGNLFLGNLKAQLELERQTEIISLLLKDFQENASDWLWQTDAEGHLVDVPERFADVAQLPLPLLKGSHFADVLDMLCPEDKSAAYNIVGLMEHAEPLHEMNLKVVAGGEARLWSFTAKPAYDRDGQFLGYRGFGRDVTERWRAEKAEAESRAKSDFLAVMSHEIRTPMNGVLGLASMLLETRLDPEQREAVATIRESGDNLQRILNDILDLSKLEAGRFAFEAIDFAPHALVETVATVVRASAKSKGLTVKVELDPNLPPTLRGDVARIRQVLLNLASNAVKFTDEGEVTISATCQTRRDLLATVEWTVKDSGIGIAPEKLGLLFSDFAQADASISRRFGGTGLGLAISRRIIEQMGGTIGVTSTPGEGSTFRFTLVLPWSQAPASDQAAGRDEADELKAHIAELDRPLKVLVAEDDAVNRLVVSKMLGAFDVELRVVTDGVEAVAAASEGDYDVVLMDVRMPDMDGLAATRAIRAQGGRFEALPIIALTANAFPEDVKICREAGMSDFLAKPLRKPALVAALLRALNHVASDDAPLQPELMPVEVEWTEEERQITGA; translated from the coding sequence ATGGGATGGCGGGTCGAAACTTCACAACAGGCTGAGCCGCGCGACGGACTGGTCGGCGCGTTCCTGTACTGGCTCGGCGGCTTCGAGATCGAGGACGGCCTGACCGCCGATCTCAGCGAGCGCGAGCTGGGCCGGATCCGCGCCAAGCAGATCGACGCGGTGACGCGGCTGATCCCGGTGACAATGGCCGTCACCATGCTCAACGTCGCCATCGTGCTGATCCTGTTTTGGGGCAGGGGCTGGAACGACTTCCTCGCGATCTGGGGCCTGACGCTCGCCGCCACCGCCTCGCTCGCGGTACGTTCGTGGCGGCGGTCGTATCGGAACCCGCCGCAGGAGGCTTCGCCCCGCGCCGCACGGCACATGCTGCGGCAGGCCTTCTTCCTCGCCGCGATCTGGGGCACGCTGCCACTCGCGCTGTTCAGCCACATCGAGCCGACCAGCCAGCTGATCCTGGCCTGCCTGATGGTCGGCATGATGTCCGGCGGCGCCTTCACGCTCTCGACCTTCCCGCGCGCCGGCCTCGTCTATCTCGCCACCATGACGGTCGGCTGCGCCGGCGCGCTGCTATTGTGCGGCGCCGGGCCGTATCTGGTGACCGCGGGGTTCCTGCTGCTGTTCGCGTTCTTCATGGCGCGCAACATCGTCTCGCAAGGCAACCTGTTCCTCGGCAATCTCAAGGCGCAGCTCGAGCTCGAGCGTCAGACCGAGATCATCTCGCTGCTGCTGAAGGATTTCCAGGAGAACGCCAGCGACTGGCTGTGGCAGACCGACGCCGAGGGACACCTGGTCGACGTGCCCGAGCGCTTCGCCGATGTGGCGCAGCTGCCGCTTCCATTGCTGAAGGGCTCGCATTTCGCCGACGTGCTCGACATGCTCTGCCCCGAGGACAAGAGCGCGGCCTACAACATCGTCGGCCTGATGGAACATGCCGAGCCGCTGCACGAAATGAACCTCAAGGTCGTTGCCGGCGGCGAGGCGCGGCTGTGGTCGTTCACGGCGAAGCCGGCCTACGACCGCGACGGCCAGTTCCTCGGCTATCGCGGCTTCGGCCGCGACGTGACCGAGCGCTGGCGCGCGGAAAAGGCCGAGGCCGAGAGCCGCGCCAAGTCCGACTTCCTCGCCGTGATGAGCCATGAGATCCGTACGCCCATGAACGGCGTGCTCGGGCTCGCCAGCATGCTGCTCGAGACCAGGCTCGATCCGGAGCAGCGCGAGGCCGTCGCCACGATCCGCGAGTCCGGCGACAACCTGCAGCGCATCCTCAACGACATCCTCGATCTGTCCAAGCTGGAGGCCGGCCGCTTCGCATTCGAGGCGATCGACTTCGCACCGCATGCGCTGGTCGAGACGGTCGCGACCGTCGTGCGCGCGAGCGCCAAGAGCAAGGGGCTCACGGTCAAGGTCGAGCTCGATCCGAACCTGCCGCCGACGCTGCGCGGCGACGTCGCGCGCATCCGCCAGGTGCTGCTCAACCTCGCGTCCAACGCGGTGAAGTTCACCGACGAAGGCGAGGTGACGATCTCGGCCACCTGCCAGACGCGGCGCGACCTGCTGGCGACCGTCGAATGGACCGTCAAGGACAGCGGCATCGGCATCGCGCCCGAAAAACTCGGCCTGCTCTTCAGCGATTTCGCCCAGGCCGACGCCTCGATCAGCCGCCGCTTCGGCGGCACCGGGCTGGGGCTCGCGATCTCCCGGCGCATCATCGAGCAGATGGGCGGCACGATCGGCGTCACCTCGACGCCGGGCGAGGGCTCGACCTTCCGCTTCACGCTGGTGCTGCCCTGGAGCCAGGCGCCGGCATCCGACCAGGCGGCCGGCCGCGACGAGGCCGACGAGCTCAAGGCGCATATCGCCGAGCTCGACCGACCACTGAAGGTGCTGGTCGCCGAGGACGATGCCGTCAACCGCCTGGTCGTGAGCAAGATGCTCGGTGCCTTCGATGTCGAGCTGCGCGTCGTCACCGACGGCGTCGAGGCCGTCGCGGCGGCCTCGGAGGGGGACTACGATGTCGTTCTGATGGACGTGCGCATGCCCGACATGGACGGCCTTGCCGCAACCCGGGCGATCCGCGCGCAAGGCGGCCGCTTCGAGGCCCTGCCGATCATCGCGCTCACCGCCAACGCCTTCCCCGAAGACGTCAAGATCTGCCGCGAGGCGGGCATGTCGGACTTTTTGGCAAAGCCGCTGCGCAAGCCCGCGCTGGTCGCGGCGTTGCTGCGGGCGCTGAACCACGTGGCATCGGACGACGCGCCGCTTCAGCCGGAGCTGATGCCGGTCGAGGTCGAGTGGACAGAGGAAGAAAGGCAGATCACCGGCGCGTAA
- the erpA gene encoding iron-sulfur cluster insertion protein ErpA: MTTAVTISDRAARRIGEILKGEGSGAMLRISVEGGGCSGFQYKFDIDRDRTDDDLVIEQDNAVVLVDSASQPFLAGSQVDFVDDLIGASFRVNNPNATASCGCGTSFSI; the protein is encoded by the coding sequence ATGACGACTGCCGTGACCATCAGTGACCGGGCCGCACGCCGGATTGGGGAGATCCTCAAGGGCGAAGGGTCAGGCGCGATGCTGCGCATCTCGGTCGAGGGCGGCGGCTGTTCCGGCTTTCAGTACAAGTTCGACATCGACCGCGACCGCACCGACGACGATCTCGTGATCGAGCAGGACAATGCGGTGGTGCTGGTCGATTCCGCCTCCCAGCCTTTCCTGGCGGGATCGCAGGTCGATTTCGTGGACGACCTGATCGGCGCCTCGTTCCGCGTCAACAATCCCAACGCGACGGCGTCCTGCGGCTGCGGGACCAGCTTCTCGATCTGA
- a CDS encoding TonB-dependent receptor: protein MSRIVSAARRLRAGIVAAVFLHAIDLPTAFAQQAAAEQLPPVEVTRPDDQNRTRARAIGDGDTARLRAPSGAPAGNGAGSSGSGGEAVAGNGGIVGAAATVITAADIAHAPSQTLAEIIATQVPGAQITTLYGGQIGAKTSVDLRGFGAFATANSLVLINGRRLNDIDIAQVDLSTVPLNSIERIEITRGNAGAVLYGDNAVGGVINIITRNGVGGPPVAARIEAGFGSFDTRLGNVSTSLNSGPWSTSFYGNAVKTDGYRDNNRLVQENGVGNLNYTTSDLTAFVTVTGDNQELRLPGGRTVDPSIGVDELATNRRGTSTPFNYANQQGFSATAGFTKTLANGIDLIVDGGVRDKKQQSAFFSGPAPVPALFTSTYVDADLTTWSITPRLSVKGLLLGMPSQLLTGLDYYDASFQQNRGAGQGLAPWHNYDLRQQTVAGYFQHTLGVAPTTDVSYGVRVQSVSLSARDHFDVAAPFNTDIGALPLRSDETQYALHLGGEHRLNDIVSLFGRAARAFRTPDVDERVSSGPSFDPFFNPLPQTFRLKTQTSQDVEGGLRIKGGGLQLQSSLYLMDLANEIHFSPILFYNTNLDPTRRYGSETSLSYRVNDSLLLRSGMAYTRAVFREGVWAGNDVPLVSRYTASAGVTWNIWQNYVVLDATARFWSERRMDNDQAGTQRPIPANGTIDLKLSGQYERYFWSLSVNNVLNALYYDYAIASTFTDGRFSAYPLPGRTYLLKAGAKF, encoded by the coding sequence GTGTCCCGTATTGTCTCTGCCGCCAGGCGCCTTCGCGCCGGCATCGTTGCTGCCGTTTTCCTCCATGCGATCGATCTCCCCACAGCTTTCGCGCAGCAAGCCGCCGCCGAGCAGCTGCCGCCGGTCGAAGTGACCAGGCCCGACGATCAGAACCGCACACGCGCCAGGGCGATCGGCGATGGCGACACGGCGAGGCTGCGAGCCCCGAGCGGAGCGCCGGCAGGCAATGGCGCCGGCTCGTCCGGCTCCGGCGGCGAGGCGGTCGCCGGCAACGGAGGCATCGTCGGGGCCGCCGCGACCGTCATCACGGCCGCGGATATCGCACATGCGCCCTCGCAGACGCTTGCCGAGATCATCGCGACGCAAGTCCCGGGTGCCCAGATCACGACGCTCTATGGCGGCCAGATCGGCGCGAAGACCAGCGTCGACCTGCGCGGCTTCGGCGCGTTTGCCACTGCCAATTCGCTGGTGCTGATCAACGGGCGGCGGCTGAACGACATCGACATCGCGCAGGTGGACCTCTCCACTGTCCCGCTCAATTCCATTGAGCGTATCGAGATCACGCGCGGCAATGCCGGCGCGGTGCTCTATGGGGACAATGCGGTCGGCGGCGTGATCAACATCATCACCAGGAACGGCGTCGGCGGGCCGCCCGTTGCCGCGCGCATCGAGGCCGGCTTCGGCTCGTTCGACACCAGGCTTGGCAATGTCTCGACGTCGCTCAATTCCGGTCCGTGGTCGACCTCGTTCTACGGCAATGCCGTCAAGACAGACGGCTACCGCGACAACAATCGCCTTGTCCAGGAGAATGGCGTCGGCAACCTGAACTACACGACATCAGACCTGACTGCTTTCGTCACCGTTACCGGCGACAATCAGGAGCTGCGATTGCCGGGCGGCCGCACCGTCGATCCGTCCATCGGCGTCGACGAGCTCGCGACCAACCGACGGGGCACCAGCACACCCTTCAACTACGCCAACCAGCAGGGCTTCAGCGCGACGGCCGGCTTCACGAAGACCCTGGCCAACGGCATCGATCTCATCGTGGACGGCGGTGTGCGCGACAAGAAGCAGCAGAGCGCGTTCTTCTCCGGCCCAGCGCCGGTTCCCGCGTTGTTCACGTCCACCTATGTCGATGCCGATCTGACGACATGGTCGATCACGCCGCGGCTCAGCGTGAAGGGCTTGCTGCTGGGGATGCCGTCGCAACTGCTGACCGGCCTCGATTATTACGATGCGAGCTTTCAGCAGAACCGCGGCGCCGGCCAGGGGCTTGCGCCCTGGCACAATTACGATCTCAGGCAGCAGACGGTTGCGGGCTATTTTCAGCACACATTGGGTGTGGCGCCGACGACGGACGTCTCCTATGGCGTGCGGGTGCAGAGCGTCAGTCTCTCGGCGCGCGATCATTTTGACGTCGCCGCTCCGTTCAACACCGACATCGGCGCGCTCCCGCTCAGGAGCGACGAGACCCAATACGCGCTGCACCTCGGGGGCGAGCATCGCCTCAATGACATCGTCTCGCTGTTCGGCCGCGCTGCGCGCGCATTCCGCACGCCGGATGTCGATGAGCGTGTGTCGTCGGGCCCTTCATTCGACCCCTTCTTCAATCCGCTGCCGCAGACCTTCCGGCTCAAGACCCAGACCTCGCAGGATGTCGAGGGCGGGCTGCGCATCAAGGGAGGCGGGCTGCAATTGCAGAGCAGCCTCTATCTGATGGACCTCGCCAACGAGATCCACTTCAGTCCGATCCTGTTCTACAACACCAACCTCGATCCGACCCGCCGTTACGGCTCGGAGACCAGTCTGTCCTATCGCGTCAACGACTCTCTGCTCCTGCGCTCCGGCATGGCCTATACAAGGGCCGTGTTTCGCGAGGGCGTCTGGGCCGGCAACGACGTGCCGCTGGTGTCGCGCTACACCGCGAGTGCAGGCGTCACTTGGAACATCTGGCAGAACTATGTGGTGCTCGACGCCACCGCGCGCTTCTGGAGCGAGCGGCGCATGGACAATGACCAGGCGGGAACACAGCGGCCGATCCCAGCCAATGGCACGATCGATCTCAAGCTCAGCGGTCAGTACGAGCGCTACTTCTGGTCTTTGAGCGTCAACAACGTGCTGAACGCGCTCTACTACGACTATGCGATCGCAAGCACCTTCACGGACGGCCGCTTCAGTGCCTATCCGCTGCCGGGCCGCACCTATCTGCTCAAGGCCGGCGCCAAATTCTGA
- the xth gene encoding exodeoxyribonuclease III — translation MPIRVATWNVNSVRQRIDLLLTWLKECQPDIVCLQEIKCVDEAFPRLEIEALGYNVVTHGQKTFNGVALLSKLRFDETKSGLAGDDEDAHARFLEGVVTLKHGVLRIACLYLPNGNPVGTEKYPYKLKWMSRLLEYSKERLKTEEPLILAGDFNVIPHARDVHNPAAWTEDALFKTETRESFQSLLGLGLTDALRAVTDEPGLYTFWDYQAGAWQKNHGLRIDHLLLSPQASDRLANVGIDSYVRAWEKPSDHVPVWADLDLEAA, via the coding sequence ATGCCCATCAGAGTAGCCACCTGGAACGTCAACTCGGTCCGGCAGCGGATCGACCTGCTCCTGACCTGGCTGAAGGAGTGCCAGCCGGACATCGTCTGCCTCCAGGAGATCAAATGCGTCGATGAGGCCTTCCCGCGCCTGGAGATCGAGGCGCTCGGCTACAACGTGGTCACGCACGGGCAGAAGACGTTCAACGGCGTCGCCCTGCTCTCGAAGCTCCGCTTCGACGAGACCAAGTCGGGGCTGGCCGGCGACGACGAGGACGCGCATGCTCGCTTCCTCGAGGGCGTGGTGACGCTCAAGCACGGGGTGCTGCGCATCGCCTGCCTCTATCTGCCCAACGGCAACCCGGTCGGGACCGAGAAATATCCCTATAAGCTCAAATGGATGTCGCGACTTCTTGAATATTCGAAGGAGCGCCTCAAGACCGAGGAGCCGCTAATCCTCGCAGGTGACTTCAACGTCATCCCGCATGCCCGCGACGTCCACAATCCGGCGGCATGGACCGAGGACGCCCTGTTCAAGACGGAGACGCGGGAGAGCTTTCAGTCGCTGCTCGGCCTCGGCCTGACCGATGCCTTGCGGGCCGTCACCGACGAGCCGGGCCTCTACACCTTCTGGGACTACCAGGCCGGCGCCTGGCAGAAGAACCATGGCCTGCGCATCGACCACCTGCTGCTGTCGCCGCAGGCCAGCGACCGGCTCGCCAATGTCGGCATCGACAGCTATGTGCGGGCTTGGGAGAAGCCGTCGGACCACGTGCCGGTATGGGCGGATCTGGATCTCGAGGCGGCGTAA
- a CDS encoding tetratricopeptide repeat protein: protein MRTSRRAIVAFVLGVSALAVPALAFEGAPVNQKDATIPVVTTLPGAAGAVRSKVSPATQETSLSALQYAAEGGHPIAQWKLGRMYANGDGVAQDDVRAFEYFSRIANAHAEDSPSAPQAQIVANAFVALGRYYLSGIPNSKIKPDQDRAREMFSYAASYFGNADAQYDLARLYLKTPDASREDFRYGARWLGLAAQKGQHEAQALLGQMLFNGDRLPRQAARGLMWLTLARDSAGSEETWIKESYNRAFAKASDDDRAMCLQMLEQWVQGRRE from the coding sequence ATGCGGACATCTAGGCGTGCCATTGTTGCGTTTGTGTTAGGGGTCAGTGCGCTGGCCGTGCCGGCGCTCGCCTTCGAGGGCGCGCCGGTCAACCAGAAGGACGCGACCATCCCTGTCGTGACCACCTTGCCGGGGGCCGCGGGTGCGGTGCGCAGCAAGGTGTCGCCGGCGACCCAGGAAACCTCGCTCAGCGCCCTGCAATATGCTGCCGAGGGCGGCCATCCGATCGCGCAGTGGAAACTTGGCCGCATGTACGCCAATGGCGACGGCGTGGCCCAGGACGACGTGCGCGCCTTCGAATATTTCAGCCGGATCGCCAACGCGCATGCGGAGGACAGTCCCTCGGCGCCTCAGGCGCAGATCGTGGCCAATGCCTTCGTCGCGCTCGGCCGCTACTACCTCAGCGGCATCCCGAATTCGAAGATCAAGCCGGACCAGGACCGGGCGCGGGAGATGTTCTCCTATGCGGCCTCCTATTTCGGCAATGCGGACGCGCAGTACGATCTCGCCCGGCTGTATCTGAAGACGCCGGACGCCTCGCGCGAGGATTTCCGCTATGGCGCGCGCTGGCTCGGGCTCGCCGCGCAGAAGGGCCAGCACGAGGCGCAGGCGCTGCTCGGCCAGATGCTGTTCAACGGCGATCGCCTGCCGCGGCAGGCCGCCCGCGGCCTGATGTGGCTGACGCTGGCGCGCGACAGCGCCGGCAGCGAAGAGACCTGGATCAAGGAAAGCTACAATCGCGCCTTCGCGAAAGCCTCGGACGACGACCGCGCCATGTGCCTGCAAATGCTGGAACAGTGGGTGCAGGGCCGCCGGGAGTGA